In a genomic window of Urocitellus parryii isolate mUroPar1 chromosome 2, mUroPar1.hap1, whole genome shotgun sequence:
- the LOC113198383 gene encoding olfactory receptor 5H8-like yields the protein MEKKNATLLTEFVLTGLPHHQDWKILLFLVFLVIYLTTMVGNLGLIVLIWKDHHLHIPMYFFLGSLAFVDAWLSSTVTPKMLANLLVKSKISLSECMIQFFSFGISATTECFLLAAMAYDRYVAICKPLLYPVIITHRICIRLLTLSFAGGFLHALLHESFLFRLTFCSSNIIYHFYCDIIPLFKISCTDPSINILMLFIFSGSIQVFTIMVVLVSYTFVLLTILKKKSIKSIKKAFSTCGAHLLSVSLYYGTLLFMYVRPASPQADEQDMMDSLFYTVIIPVLNPIIYSLRNKQVIDSLTKILKRNF from the coding sequence atggaaaagaaaaatgccaCATTGCTGACAGAGTTTGTTCTCACAGGACTCCCTCATCACCAAGACTGGAAAATCCTCCTGTTCCTGGTATTCCTGGTGATATACCTCACCACCATGGTGGGCAACCTTGGTCTGATCGTTCTCATATGGAAGGACCATCACCTTCACAtccccatgtactttttccttgGGAGTTTAGCTTTTGTTGATGCTTGGTTGTCATCCACAGTTACACCCAAAATGCTGGCCAATTTGTTAGTCAAAAGCAAGATCTCTCTTTCTGAATGtatgattcaatttttttcctttggaatcaGTGCAACcacagaatgttttctcttgGCAGCAATGGCTTATGATCGCTATGTAGCCATATGCAAACCATTACTTTATCCAGTGATAATAACCCATAGAATATGCATTAGGCTCTTAACTTTGTCATTTGCAGGTGGTTTTCTTCATGCCTTACTTCATGAAAGTTTTTTGTTCAGATTAACCTTCTGTAGTTCCAATATAATATATCACTTTTATTGTGACATTATACCATTGTTTAAGATTTCATGTACTGATCCCTCCATTAATATTCTAATGCTTTTTATATTCTCTGGTTCAATTCAAGTATTCACCATTATGGTTGTTCTTGTCTCTTATACATTTGTTCTACTAACAATCTTAAAAAAGAAGTCCATCAAAAGCATAAAGAAAGCCTTTTCTACCTGTGGAGCTCATCTCTTATCTGTGTCTTTGTATTATGGTACTCTTCTCTTCATGTATGTGCGCCCTGCGTCTCCACAAGCAGATGAGCAAGACATGATGGATTCTTTGTTTTACACAGTCATAATTCCTGTGTTAAATCCAATTATCTACAGTCTCAGAAATAAGCAAGTCATAGATTcactaacaaaaatattaaagagaaatttttag
- the LOC113187862 gene encoding protein phosphatase 2C-like domain-containing protein 1, whose protein sequence is MTDFITTLFTSTMLMLLTKFFVFLNYLLGNVQAVLCRNGKGFCLTKEHTTRNIKERRRVLQTGAVISSNEPYGLLEGQIKTTRGLGFHGNLKLKKSIIPAPQTISIPMDDLCQFLILATNGLWEVLDKKEVTAMVITMFHMYKETYTSITQLEALPSTGPPLLPNSDKSNNEFESDIHILFQCESESEEYVSTTNSKNSSDYSFDDPKNEELSSPTTTSHENEIESVDDEQTSIKKLGTKNFYEGAAEYISHKLVNAALEAGSRDNITVMVIFLSGSEYHLLP, encoded by the exons ATGACTGACTTCATCACCACACTGTTCACTTCAACCATGTTAATGCTATT GAcaaaattttttgtatttttaaattatcttttaggTAATGTACAAGCAGTCTTATGCAGAAATGGGAAAGGTTTTTGCCTAACCAAAGAACATACTACTcgaaacatcaaagaaagaagaagagtaCTTCAGACTGGAGCAGTAATCAGTTCAAATGAACCGTATGGGCTCCTAGAAgggcaaataaaaaccacaagagGACTTGGATTTCATGGAAATCTCAAACTGAAAAAATCCATTATCCCAGCACCTCAAACTATTTCTATTCCTATGGATGACTTATGTCAATTCCTTATCTTAGCTACTAATGGACTCTGGGAAGTTTTGGATAAAAAGGAAGTCACTGCAATGGTAATAACAATGTTTCATATGTATAAAGAAACATACACCTCAATCACACAGTTAGAAGCTCTACCATCTACAGGGCCTCCACTTCTTCCAAACAGTGACAAAAGtaataatgaatttgaaagtgaTATCCACATATTATTTCAGTGTGAATCTGAATCTGAAGAATATGTGTCAACCACAAATTCAAAAAACTCGTCTGACTATAGTTTTGATGACCCgaaaaatgaagaattatctTCACCAACAACAACTAGTCATGAGAATGAAATTGAAAGTGTAGATGATGAGCAaacaagtataaaaaaattagGCACTAAAAATTTCTATGAAGGTGCAGCTGAGTATATTAGCCATAAACTTGTAAATGCTGCTTTAGAGGCTGGATCCAGAGACAACATTACAGTTATGGTAATATTTCTCAGTGGAAGTGAATATCACTTGCTACCATAA